GCATGAACAAATTGTGATGGTAATCGGTTACAGTTAGGTAGGGTTAGggttggaagaaaaaaaattagatctaatgTGCAAAATCAAATTTGAAATGCAAAATCAgatgggaaaaagaagaagaacaacaaatagaaaaaaagaataacaataagaagaagaaggagattgAATAACAtaactggttacagctaggtCCACAAAAAACTCAGATCTGAAAAACAAAACTAGATTGTgacagtaactggttacttagacaGATCTGAAGAAAACaaaaccaaatttgaaaaaaaaatctgaaacaacaatgatgaagaagaaaaaaaagaagaacgtgaataaaaataataagaaaaacacgaaggcgaagaagaagaagaagatgatgatggtgatgatgatgatgatgatgaattgGAGATGGCATCGATGGTGTCTGGAGGTACATCCGTTTTTTGTTCTTGGCGTGAGAGAGCTCTCATTGTTGTGAGAGAAAATAGTTGGTTGTCATTGTTGTAAGAGAAAATGAAGATAGTAAGTGAAAGATATGTGAGGGAGAGAGGAAAGTAAGAGACAGAGAGTATTTTTGTTTATGGTATtttgtttataatattttatggGATTCCTATGATcatgtttggtaacacttaaaaaaataattttttatttaattaattaaaaatttgataattaaacatataacagtgtttgataactctatttttatttattattttaaaaaaatttaattaaaattcattaaattttgaaaataaaattttttcactttcaaaatttttttaaaccgtttttgactttttgtttctatttttttcttctcttcttcaaattaacacctcattttatattgttaaacaaaaaataaaaataaaagttatcaaacaaatttattattttttgtttttaaaacaaaaaacaaaaatagttaccaaacatatttttattttttaaaaataaagaaacaaaaataaaaataatatttccatttatGTGTGtataaaattcaaaaacaaaaattttaccaaacacaacctatatttttaactttttttttctacttaccatattttgtggcATAAGTTTTATGCCCATAAATATAGAAATTAACTTATTTtgttcccatatttttgtaaagtgaATGCGTTTGTGGGGTGATTTTGATTAAAAGAAATTAATAGAACTAAACAAACTAAATAAGAGTGTGGTTTCTATTTTTCTTTACTCTCAATCCTTTTAAAGTAATCTAGCTTTGATGTATCATATAAAGCGCTATATGGTATAGTAATGAGTTAGATTTAAACATAAAACATCTCATTTGATCCTATATAAAATGAAAGCAAAAATGAATTGACTTCCTTTTGTTAATTAGTATAGCAAATCTCCCTACATTCATATTGTATAAGATATTTTACTTTCTTGATTTGGATTCAATTAATTTGGACTCGGGAATTTACTAAAATCTTTTATTAATGAAGAAAGACGGCTCACCAAGTAGAGTTTAGATTAGTTTATTATCTTCTTAAGTGTTGTGCCTCTTAATATTCTACAAAGAATTATGTTATCTCTTTATGAGCTTTGTATTTACTATTTGACTGTTTTTTATATGTATtgacatttaataaaaaaaaattattgttccTAAAACAAAACAATGTTCTAAATAAGATATCACTTTTATTGTACCCAACCATTGCCACCATGTGCACTTGTGCAACAAAGTATAGGAAGGCCTCATAGCTCCACGATTCTCAAAAGATGTAGAAGTAGACAAAGCTTCGTGGTCTTGAAACTTGACATAAACAGATACTAGTTTGCCATTAATACAACTCTATGGATGGTTTGGTTTGGTTGCTTAACAAGGTAGATTTAGTCTTTTAGATAATGTCAATAGAGACATCTTACAATATTTTCCATTTGACAATGACTCTTATCTTACCTTACCCCTCTTCTAGTTTAGACAACGACTTGTCGTTTGATTTTTAAAGGCAGGCAGATGTTGTTCATACCTTAGACAacacattttaaaaaatacaaatatgtaTCACCAAATATATGATACTTAAAAAGATATCGATTACTATATATAAATTCTAAACCCTAAAACTAACTTGGCATAACAAAAGGTGAGGTCTTATACTGTTTATATCCAGATTTAGAAATTCAAACTCCACAATTTTATTTGGAcaaataatttgataattataaGAAATATTGATTGGCTCTTATAAAGACTTGAAGAGTGCACTCCATCTTCCTCTTTTCCCATCATGAATATGACATTATTGAAGCATTGGTTGGTTTCACATGGACGTGTAGGCAGACAACTCCAAATGCTTATTATTCTTCTACACTAAGTTAGCCAAAATTTCTCAATTTTGATCACACAACACCCACGTTATGCTTTTCTTACTCTCCAAGCACACAGGTCTCTTCTAAGGGTCTTTAATCAAACACAAAATAACAAACCTGAAAAAACAAACATAAGAAAATATCAACAATCAAACACATCCTAGAACCTGCTGGTATCTTCAACCCTTCTGACCGTACACGTGTCAGGACAGGAAACCTCCACGTATAAAACGGGCGCAACCCATATCCATTTTCTTATCATTAACACatcaaagaagaaaaaaatattgaaaactCTCTCACTCAGTCATTCTCTCAAACACCTGAAATGGAGAAGAAAGAACTGAAAGTGGTGAAGGGTCTAGACGTAGAGAGGTACATGGGAAGGTGGTATGAGATAGCTTCGTTCCCATCAAGGGATCAGCCCAAGAATGGGGTTGACACAAGGGCAACTTACACTCTGAAAGAAGATGGGACAGTGCATGTGTTGAATGAGACTTGGAGTGATGGTAAAAGAGGGTCCATAGAGGGGACTGCTTACAAGGCTGACCCAAAGAGTGATGAGGCAAAGCTCAAAGTGAAATTCTATTTGCCTCCATTCTTGCCCATCATCCCTGTGACTGGTAATTACTGGGTTCTGTATGTTGATGAAGATTACCAAGTTGCTCTCGTTGGCGAGCCCTCGAGAAAATCGCTTTGGGTATGCTTATTGTTAAAGTTCTCTTCTTTTCATTTCAAGTATTTGttgtttttatttaaatcaattaagtTGCATATGCATGTTTGTCTATGAATATTACATAGGAAAATGACGCAACAAAATATTACAACACTAACTCTGCTACTCTTTTAAACAACAGTAAATTTTGTCTGTTTAAATGAAATTGGAAAGCAAATTTGATGAGTTAAATAAAATTACACGTGACTTGGTGATGCAATTTTTTTGTACATAAATTTAGTGCACATAATTACTCATGGGGTCAAAATGTGCATGGATGTTTGGTTGGCAGAAGTTAAAGTTGGAACTAGAATTAATTTTATCGGTCTTGggtttaatttctttttctttttttttttgaaatgtttatatatttatttagtcTTTTGCGGTACTAAACTTAGTACAATCCAATCTATTCTTTATAGCTTAATCTAATTGAGTTCCTGCTAATAATTTAATCCAACTCAGTCTAGTATAATTAAAAAGA
The Humulus lupulus chromosome 6, drHumLupu1.1, whole genome shotgun sequence DNA segment above includes these coding regions:
- the LOC133782905 gene encoding temperature-induced lipocalin-1-like, which translates into the protein MEKKELKVVKGLDVERYMGRWYEIASFPSRDQPKNGVDTRATYTLKEDGTVHVLNETWSDGKRGSIEGTAYKADPKSDEAKLKVKFYLPPFLPIIPVTGNYWVLYVDEDYQVALVGEPSRKSLWILARKTHIDEEIYNQLVQKAIDEGYDVSKLHKTPQSDPPPEGEEGPKDKGIWWIKSIFGK